One genomic window of Tribolium castaneum strain GA2 chromosome 10, icTriCast1.1, whole genome shotgun sequence includes the following:
- the ScpX gene encoding Sterol carrier protein X-related thiolase gives MGRVFVVGVGMTKFEKPGKRNDDYPGFAKEAILKALDDCGVKISEVEAAACGYVYGDSTSGQRAVYEVGMTGIPIFNVNNNCSTGSTALLLAKEFVESGKHDCVLAVGFEKMERGSLSAKFLDRTNPLDKHVELMAELTEMNEAPLTAQMFGNAGIEHMKKFGTKPEHFAKIAYKNHKHSVNNPYSQFREEYSLDQIKNSPAVFGPLTKLQCCPTSDGGAAAVVVSERFVRSHGLEGQAVEILGMEMATDLPSTFTDNSCMKLIGYDMTKTAADRLFRKTNTNPTDVQVVELHDCFSANELITYEALGLCPPGKAGELIDRGDNTYGGKYVVNPSGGLISKGHPLGATGLAQCAELCWQLRGEAGARQVPNVKLALQHNIGLGGAVVVGLYRLGFPEHKNRRVGVRKVAGGGKESDFLIAPYLRLLEQAMSEDKDSLTERHKGTYGFRVKKSNGEEGFWIVNVKVGKGSIEVNSKLKPDVTFIVNDNDIFDLLTGKLNPQKAFFQGKVKIQGNMGLALKLAELQRTAASHIADIRAKL, from the exons ATGGGTCGCGTTTTTGTTGTAGGAGTTGGAATGACCAAA TTTGAAAAACCCGGAAAACGCAACGACGATTATCCGGGCTTTGCCAAGGAAGCTATCCTGAAGGCCCTCGATGACTGCGGGGTCAAAATCTCGGAGGTGGAAGCAGCCGCCTGTGGCTACGTCTATG GCGACTCAACCAGCGGCCAACGGGCGGTTTACGAGGTGGGAATGACCGGAATCCCGATTTTCAATGTGAACAATAATTGCTCAACGGGGTCAACTGCCCTGCTTTTGGCCAAAGAGTTCGTAGAATCGGGGAAGCATGACTGTGTCTTGGCTGTGGGTTTCGAGAAAATGGAGCGGGGGAGTTTGTCGGCGAAA TTTTTAGACCGCACAAACCCGCTGGATAAGCACGTAGAATTGATGGCCGAGTTGACCGAGATGAACGAGGCTCCTTTGACCGCCCAAATGTTTGGGAACGCGGGCATCGAACATATGAAGAAATTCGGGACCAAGCCAGAGCATTTCGCCAAAATCGCATACAAGAACCACAAACATTCCGTCAATAACCC TTACTCGCAGTTCCGGGAGGAGTATTCCCTCGATCAGATCAAAAATTCTCCTGCTGTTTTTGGTCCTTTAACCAAGCTGCAGTGTTGCCCTACAAGCGACGGCGGTGCTGCTGCGGTGGTGGTCTCAGAGCGTTTCGTGCGAAGTCATGGCTTGGAGGGACAAGCTGTTGAGATTCTGGGCATGGAGATGGCCACCGATTTGCCCTCAACTTTTACCGACAACAGCTGCATGAAATTA atcGGGTATGACATGACAAAAACCGCAGCCGATCGCCTATTCCgcaaaacaaacacaaacCCCACCGATGTCCAAGTGGTCGAACTCCATGACTGTTTCTCAGCCAACGAATTAATCACTTACGAAGCGCTCGGTCTGTGCCCTCCTGGCAAAGCCGGCGAGCTGATCGACCGCGGTGATAACACTTACGGTGGCAAATATGTTGTCAATCCTAGCGGAGGTTTGATTTCCAAGGGCCACCCTCTGGGGGCCACCGGTTTGGCACAATGTGCCGAATTGTGTTGGCAGTTGAGAGGCGAAGCTGGCGCACGACAAGTTCCTAATGTTAAATTGGCCTTACAGCACAATATTGGATTAGGGGGTGCTGTTGTTGTCGGTTTGTATCGCTTGGGATTCCCCGAGCATAAAAATCGCAGAGTTGGCGTGCGGAAGGTGGCAGGAGGCGGGAAAGAAAGCGATTTTCTCATTGCGCCGTATTTGAGATTATTGGAACAGGCTATGTCCGAAGATAAGGACAGTTTGACTGAAAGACATAAGGGTACTTACGGGTTCAGGGTTAAGAAGTCCAATGGAGAGGAGGGATTTTGGATTGTCAATGTCAAGGTCGGCAAGGGTAGCATTGAAGTTAATTCGAAgc TGAAACCAGACGTTACGTTTATTGTGAACGACAATGACATCTTTGACTTGCTAACAGGGAAGTTAAACCCGCAGAAGGCATTTTTCCAAGGCAAGGTCAAGATCCAAGGCAACATGGGTTTGGCCCTAAAGCTGGCTGAGTTGCAACGCACTGCTGCCAGTCACATTGCAGACATTCGtgcaaaattgtaa
- the Akh1 gene encoding adipokinetic hormone 1 precursor, which yields MSRMFLIVVLIAFVGVCTAQLNFSTDWGKRSGSSAGSDANNCKEPVETIMLIYKIIQVSFFNIPNSPQQIFAE from the coding sequence ATGTCTCGAATGTTTTTAATAGTGGTTTTAATTGCTTTCGTGGGGGTGTGTACCGCTCAGTTAAATTTCTCCACGGATTGGGGAAAACGTTCAGGCTCTTCAGCCGGTTCCGACGCAAATAACTGCAAGGAACCCGTCGAAACCATCATGctgatttacaaaataatccaagtaagttttttcaatattcCCAATTCGCCCCAACAGATTTTTGCAGAATGA
- the LOC657153 gene encoding protein DENND6A, producing the protein MSNLAAKTSNNDDKIEEYVWENFENWIQCICVVNFDLELGQALEGIYPRHVTLTKQEISNICYLAFPDSNSGCMGDTTFIIRLPNSPGKNTRRDEHLQYNKKCAPVLQIHSSYYWGYVYFRQVKDVSLPRGYFQKSVVILTRLPFNNLFMKICDLLAPEYFEHGELSLEAACCNIERWPPPSPGVMLNLPLLGLVFQVYIPQSNSNSPNWQMAALTETTENQIQTSVEDLNCFEILQPVLSHIHLLWELILTSEPLVVMATSPTHCSSMVLALTRIISPLKFCGDYRPYFTIHDSEFKQFTSKVQGPPPVVLGVTNPFFGKILHHWPHTIRLGNDLGSSQKFKLKKNVNSKMLDNSPGIYTVYKPFLQKDKNIIKKLISGVTSRRPFEVQSALLRRHLLELTQSFIIPLERYIASLMPLQKNISPFKAAPTPLPFNPDDFIATLETAGPQLTTGIKGDWVGLYRKFFRSPNFNGWFNMRYTDLALKLQALHLEALSNADLKDWVQGKPEVEVVDMMLKIRDKITKCREVNIPVDDKVKEKLNQRLQDIISSLPDDLKNVFQVT; encoded by the exons ATGTCAAATTTGGCTGCAAAAACGAGCAATAATGACGACAAAATTGAAGAATACGTTTGGGAAAATTTCGAGAACTGGATTCAGTGCATTTGCGTTGTTAATTTTGACTTAGAACTGGGACAAGCCTTGGAG GGGATTTATCCGCGACATGTCACTCTGACCAAGCAggaaatttcaaatatttgctACCTGGCGTTCCCCGACTCCAATTCGGGATGTATGGGGGACACCACCTTCATCATCAGGCTTCCAAACAGCCCAGGAAAAAACACGCGCCGGGATGAACACTTGCAATACAACAAGAAGTGTGCCCCAGTTTTGCAAATACACTCGTCGTATTACTGGGGATACGTTTATTTTAGACAAGTTAAGGATGTTTCGTTGCCTCGGGGCTACTTCCAAAAG AGCGTTGTCATCTTAACTCGTCTACCTTTCAACAACCTATTTATGAAAATCTGTGATTTGTTAGCCCCTGAATATTTCGAGCACGGTGAACTTAGCCTGGAAGCTGCGTGTTGTAATATAGAGCGGTGGCCTCCTCCATCTCCTGGAGTAATGCTCAATCTTCCGTTGTTAGGTTTAGTTTTTCAA GTCTATATTCCTCAGTCTAACAGTAATTCCCCCAATTGGCAAATGGCCGCATTAACAGAAACCACCGAAAATCAGATTCAGACTTCTGTCGAAGATTTAAATTGTTTCGAGATTTTGCAGCCAGTTTTGTCACACATTCACCTCTTGTGGGAATTAATCCTCACGTCAGAGCCTTTAGTGGTGATGGCTACGTCTCCCACCCATTGTTCTTCTATGGTGTTAGCTTTAACAAG AATAATTTCCCCGCTGAAGTTTTGTGGCGATTACCGGCCGTACTTTACGATTCACGACAGCGAGTTTAAGCAATTTACGAGTAAAGTGCAAGGACCCCCGCCTGTAGTGTTGGGTGTAACAAACCCgttttttgggaaaatattGCATCACTGGCCTCACACGATACGCTTAGGGAATGATTTAG ggTCAAGTCAAAAGTTCAAGCTGAAAAAGAACGTGAATTCGAAAATGTTGGACAACAGTCCGGGGATATACACAGTGTATAAGCCGTTCTTGCAGAaggataaaaatattattaaaaagttgaTTTCGGGGGTGACTTCGCGACGGCCGTTTGAAGTTCAGTCGGCCTTATTAAGAAGACATCTTCTGGAGCTTACACAAAGCTTTATTATACCGTTAGAACGATATATTGCTAGTCTAATGCCACTACAGAAAAACATATCACCGTTTAAG GCAGCGCCAACTCCTCTGCCGTTTAATCCCGACGATTTTATAGCCACGTTGGAAACAGCCGGGCCTCAGCTCACAACAGGGATTAAAGGCGACTGGGTTGGCTTGTACCGGAAATTTTTTAGATCGCCCAACTTTAACGGGTGGTTTAATATGAGGTATACTGACTTGGCGCTGAAGTTGCAAGCCTTGCATCTTGAAGCGCTTTCCAATGCC GATTTGAAAGACTGGGTACAGGGTAAACCAGAAGTTGAAGTTGTTGACATGATGTTAAAAATTAGAGACAAAATCACGAAATGTCGCGAAGTTAACATACCCGTTGACGATAAAGTAAAGGAGAAGTTGAATCAAAGACTACAAGATATTATTAGCTCTCTCCCTGATGATTTGAAAAACGTTTTCCAAGTTACATGa
- the LOC100142490 gene encoding zinc finger protein 367, protein MFRTPKRGKLTNSSDDHVNITPPNRVLKPKILNSLDKGPVNGSSSPGTENSVLSPGETRRGRPRAEMLNTLILEGSTSPSSIKCTYCNRVFPREKSLQAHLRTHTGERPYECDYPRCTRKFAQSGQLKTHQRLHTGEKPFICSSPNCDKRFTHANRHCPEHPDKQLKRFTSPGSSFEKKFDEGHNAEVKQWLMKLEKRNNKRPSSLDGLETTPKKSRIKREVSSTYSLSNDGIENSPKSELDDNISVNSENFENGHELISPPRSSLHNFELPKGPKKRWLQAVQDQKMFDSTQDLARPLNWGEDGPSSDGDEVKIEPIEFGASEPKVVVENQKRPTVLVCVQGGKSKQITSDDMQGAIALVELKNGQKSCVNYNYRL, encoded by the exons ATGTTTCGTACTCCCAAACGTGGTAAATTAACGAATAGTAGTGATGATCATGTGAATATAACACCGCCGAATAGAGTATTGAAgcctaaaatattaaattcctTGGACAAAGGACCGGTTAACGGTAGCTCTAGTCCAGGAACAGAAAATTCAGTTCTTTCGCCTGGCGAAACTAGGAGAGGCCGTCCGAGGGCCGAAATGTTAAATACTCTTATCCTAGAAGGATCGACCTCTCCCAGCTCCATAAAATGTACTTATTGTAACCGAGTTTTTCCACGCGAAAAGTCGCTCCAAGCACACTTACGAACCCACACTG GCGAAAGGCCCTACGAGTGCGATTATCCACGGTGCACGAGAAAATTCGCCCAATCGGGCCAGTTAAAGACACACCAAAGACTCCACACAGGCGAAAAACCCTTCATATGTTCCTCTCCCAACTGTGACAAACGCTTCACTCACGCCAACCGGCATTGCCCCGAACACCCTGATAAGCAATTAAAACGGTTCACTTCGCCTGGAAGCAGCTTTGAGAAGAAATTCGATGAAGGTCACAACGCTGAGGTCAAGCAGTGGCTGATGAAACTGGAAAA GCGCAATAACAAGAGGCCAAGCAGCTTAGACGGCCTCGAGACAACGCCGAAAAAGTCGCGGATCAAGCGCGAGGTCTCCTCGACTTACAGCCTCTCCAACGACGGGATCGAAAACTCCCCGAAATCCGAACTCGACGATAACATTTCCGTGAATTCGGAGAACTTTGAGAACGGCCACGAGTTGATCTCCCCGCCTCGGTCGTCGCTCCACAACTTCGAGCTCCCCAAAGGGCCGAAGAAGCGGTGGCTGCAGGCCGTCCAAGACCAGAAGATGTTTGACTCCACTCAAGACCTGGCCAGGCCGCTCAATTGGGGCGAAGACGGCCCAAGTTCGGACGGCGATGAGGTCAAAATTGAGCCGATTGAGTTCGGGGCCAGCGAGCCCAAAGTCGTGGTCGAGAACCAAAAACGCCCCACCGTTCTGGTCTGCGTCCAGGGCGGCAAGAGCAAGCAGATTACCAGTGATGATATGCAAGGTGCTATAGCTTTGGTCGAGTTGAAGAATGGACAGAAAAGTTGTGTTAACTATAATTACAGACTCTAA
- the LOC662575 gene encoding hemicentin-1 isoform X1 translates to MDCRVLLLWLSTNWIHDCAEGGSEHNSPYWEQSFSPPYFDNTTRREVTTTVGQTAHLHCRVRNLGDRAVSWIRKRDLHILTVGILTYTNDQRFQSLHTDGSDEWTLKVTSPQTRDSGIYECQVSTEPKISQAFKLNVVVSKAKIVGNPELYIKSGSDINLTCIVLQTPDPPSFIYWYRGGNVINYSQRGGISVVTEKQTRTSRLLISRALPQDSGNYTCSPSSSDAASVLVHVLNGEQPAAMQHGNNSSTAICWTIDFVLVIFLQCFVLER, encoded by the exons ATTGCGCGGAAGGCGGTTCGGAGCACAACAGTCCATACTGGGAGCAATCGTTTTCTCCGCCGTATTTTGACAATACGACTCGAAGGGAGGTCACAACTACAGTGGGCCAAACGGCTCATTTGCATTGTAGAGTCAGAAACCTGGGAGACAGAGCT GTATCGTGGATCCGCAAGCGGGATTTGCACATTCTGACAGTGGGGATCCTGACTTACACGAACGATCAACGATTTCAGTCCTTGCACACAGATGGTTCAGACGAGTGGACGCTAAAGGTAACGTCCCCTCAAACTAGAGATTCCGGCATCTACGAGTGTCAAGTCAGTACCGAACCTAAAATTAGCCAAGCGTTCAAACTGAATGTTGTAG TTTCAAAGGCCAAAATAGTGGGTAACCCCGAGTTGTACATCAAAAGTGGAAGTGATATAAACTTAACGTGCATAGTTCTCCAGACGCCAGACCCACCAAGTTTCATCTACTGGTACCGGGGAGGAAACGTGATTAACTATTCACAGCGTGGTGGCATAAGCGTAGTCACCGAGAAGCAAACACGAACAAGTCGTTTGTTGATTTCACGAGCCTTGCCCCAGGACAGCGGCAACTACACATGTTCGCCCTCCAGCAGCGACGCCGCCAGCGTCCTTGTGCATGTCCTTAACGGGGAGCAACCGGCAGCCATGCAGCACGGCAACAACAGCAGCACCGCCATTTGCTGGACGATAGATTTCGTACTCGTTATATTCCTCCAGTGCTTTGTGCTCGAAAGGTGA
- the LOC662575 gene encoding hemicentin-1 isoform X2 codes for MFFNTLMNRSVYRSHRDCAEGGSEHNSPYWEQSFSPPYFDNTTRREVTTTVGQTAHLHCRVRNLGDRAVSWIRKRDLHILTVGILTYTNDQRFQSLHTDGSDEWTLKVTSPQTRDSGIYECQVSTEPKISQAFKLNVVVSKAKIVGNPELYIKSGSDINLTCIVLQTPDPPSFIYWYRGGNVINYSQRGGISVVTEKQTRTSRLLISRALPQDSGNYTCSPSSSDAASVLVHVLNGEQPAAMQHGNNSSTAICWTIDFVLVIFLQCFVLER; via the exons ATGTTTTTCAACACGTTAATGAACAGGTCGGTGTATCGCTCCCATAGAg ATTGCGCGGAAGGCGGTTCGGAGCACAACAGTCCATACTGGGAGCAATCGTTTTCTCCGCCGTATTTTGACAATACGACTCGAAGGGAGGTCACAACTACAGTGGGCCAAACGGCTCATTTGCATTGTAGAGTCAGAAACCTGGGAGACAGAGCT GTATCGTGGATCCGCAAGCGGGATTTGCACATTCTGACAGTGGGGATCCTGACTTACACGAACGATCAACGATTTCAGTCCTTGCACACAGATGGTTCAGACGAGTGGACGCTAAAGGTAACGTCCCCTCAAACTAGAGATTCCGGCATCTACGAGTGTCAAGTCAGTACCGAACCTAAAATTAGCCAAGCGTTCAAACTGAATGTTGTAG TTTCAAAGGCCAAAATAGTGGGTAACCCCGAGTTGTACATCAAAAGTGGAAGTGATATAAACTTAACGTGCATAGTTCTCCAGACGCCAGACCCACCAAGTTTCATCTACTGGTACCGGGGAGGAAACGTGATTAACTATTCACAGCGTGGTGGCATAAGCGTAGTCACCGAGAAGCAAACACGAACAAGTCGTTTGTTGATTTCACGAGCCTTGCCCCAGGACAGCGGCAACTACACATGTTCGCCCTCCAGCAGCGACGCCGCCAGCGTCCTTGTGCATGTCCTTAACGGGGAGCAACCGGCAGCCATGCAGCACGGCAACAACAGCAGCACCGCCATTTGCTGGACGATAGATTTCGTACTCGTTATATTCCTCCAGTGCTTTGTGCTCGAAAGGTGA